A window of Pullulanibacillus sp. KACC 23026 genomic DNA:
GGCAATGACATCGGCATCTGGGTAATGCTCTTGAATAAGCGCCACCATACCATCGGCAATGGCAGCACGTACTCTCGGATAAGAAAGAGTTAACCGATTATCACAATAAATAGGGCTTTTCAGTCCAGATGACCAGGTAAAAGGTTCATCAGGCTTCAGTACAACCGCATTAATTTTTAAAAGATGTCCGGCGATATTTGATTTGAGCTGTGTATTCGTCATTGTTCAGCACTCCATTCTTTGCACACTGTCTCGTAGGCGGCAGCTGGGTTTGCTGCCTTTGTTATACTTCGTCCCACAACAATATAGTCGCTCTCTAAGGCCCTTGCTTTTGAAGGGGTGGCAACCCGCTTTTGATCTTGTACGTCATCTCCCGCCAAGCGAATACCCGGTGTGACTGTAAGAAAATCAGAACGTGTCGCTGTTTTAATCATTTTAGATTCCCAAGCTGAACAAACCACTCCATCCAAACCGCTGAGCTCTGCATGTCTTGCATAAGTCACAATCACTTTGTCCAGCGGCTCTTGAATAAGAAGATCTTTCTCTAAAATAATTTGGTTCGTACTGGTCAGCTGCGTCACTGCAATTAATAGAGGCTTATCGGTATGAGCCGGTGCCCCCGCCTCTAACCCTTCCCTTGCAGCTTCCATCATTGGCCGGCCGCCCGCTGCATGGACATTGACCATATCTACTCCAAGGCGTGCCAGGCCTTTCATAGCCTGCTTCACTGTATTTGGAATATCATGAAGTTTCAAATCGAGAAAGACAAAATAACCGGCTTCCTTCAAATCATGAATGAGGCGCGGCCCTTCTTGATAAAAAAGCTCCATGCCCACCTTGACAGAGGGTTTATATGGTCCCAATTCTTTTAAAAACTGTTTGGTCTTCTCATAGCTTGGGAAATCGAGCGCCACCAAGACTTCTTTTTGTGAAATCACTTGATCAGGTTCAGTCGTTTTCATCCTCGTCTCCCCTTCGTAACTTAAATGACCTTTTGAGCTTCTTTCCAGCTGATGCCGATAAGGTCGTTGATGTCTGTCACACCGCGCTCTTCCATGGCCTGAGGCAAAGCTTCAATTAATTTCGGACAAGCAAATGGATCAACAAAATTAGCGGTCCCAACTGCTACAGCACTGGCTCCTGCCATTAGGAACTCGATAACATCATCAACCGTTTGGATACCTCCCATCCCAATAATTGGAATGCTAACTTGTTGGCTGACTTCATAAATCATCCGAATGGCAACAGGCTTAATCGCCGGCCCGCTTAAGCCTCCTGAACGGTTGGCTAAGATCGGTTGACCTGTCTTCCGATCAAGACGCATGCCAAGAAGTGTATTAATCATAGAGAGTCCATCCGCCCCCGCTGCTTCTATCGCTTTTGCCATGCTGACGATATCCGCAACATTTGGAGACAGCTTAACGTAGACAGGAACCCCCGAGACGTTTTTTACTTTTTCCGTCAAGCGGGCAGCGATATCCGGGTCGGTCCCAAAGGCTATTCCGCCTTCTTTAACATTGGGGCAAGAGATGTTGAGCTCAAGTGCAGATACATGTCCTGTTTGTCCTAACTGACGGGCGACTTCCACATAGTCGTCCTCTGTTGATCCTGCTATATTCGCTAAAATCGGGGTATCACAAAGGGATTTTAGAGTCGGAAGTTCTTTTTCAATAATCTTTTTGACTCCAGGATTCTGCAGGCCAATGGCGTTCAGCATCCCTGCTGTCGTCTCAGCCACTCGAGGTGTTGGGTTGCCAAACCTAGGGTTTAATGTTGCAGCTTTAATCGCCATGCCACCGAGTACGTTTAGATCATAGAAAGCGGCATATTCTTGTCCGAAAGCAAAACAGCCTGATGCCGGCATAATCGGGTTTTTCATCTCTAAACCAGGTAAATGAACGTCAAACTTCATGATAGCACCACCTCACCTGCACGAAATACCGGGCCATCTGTACACACTTTTTTATAAGACGCACCTGTTGAATCCTCTTTTGTATGACAGACACAAGCTAGGCAGGCGCCAATGCCGCAGCCCATTCGCTGCTCAAGTGACAGGTAAACCGGTTGATTCCCATAATCCGCTTCCAGGGCTTTAAGCATTGGGATCGGCCCGCAAGCAAACAGTGTATCAAAGGTAAGCGATTCCTGCTCCATCACGGTGGTAACGAAGCCCTTTGTCCCATGCGTTCCATCTACTGTTGCGATATAGGTTGGACCGAGTGTTTTAAATTCATTTTCATAGAAAACAATGGGCTCAGATTGAAAGCCAAGAACATGGGTTACGGAAACTCCGCGCGCTCTTAACATCTTTGAGAGCAGAAAGAGAGGCGGAACACCTACTCCTCCGCCAACTAATAAAGCATGACCGCCTTCTGGTACTTCATCAACTGGAAAGCCATGACCAAGCGGCCCTAATACATCGACCAAGATTCCAGGCTGAAGCTTGGCTAATGCTTTTGTTCCGTCCCCTTCAGCTCGGTAGATCATCGTGACTTCTTCTCTTTCATGGTTCACATCACATAGACTGATCGGGCGGCGAAGGAGGGGGAAAAGCCCCTCACCGACTTTAATATGAAAAAATTTGCCGGGCTCCTGCACCTCTTTCGCAAGCGAGCCCCTAACGATCAGTTTAAAAATGTCTTTCGCTATTCCTTCATTGCTTACAATCTCCATCAGCTGCGTTTTCAAGACATCACCACCGTTTTGGGTCGTTCTATAGCTGGCATTGCTTCTGAAGAGAAGCAGAAGGATTCAAGTACTCGAAGCAGCGCCTCAGTTGTATCAAGTGATGTTAAACAAACCACCCCATTTTCAACCGATTCACGGCGGATGCGGAAGCCGTCTCTAGCCGGCTGCTTTCCCTTTGTTAACGTATTAACTACAAATTGAGCTTTGCCTTCACGGATCGTGCTGAGTAGATCCTGCTCACCGGTTTCTCCTTTATCAATTTTGGCGACAACTGTTGCCCGAATGCCTTCAGCTTCCAAAAGACGTGCGGTTCCTTCTGTAGCCAGAATGTTATAGCCGATATTAGCAAACCGTTTAATAAGTGGGAGCGCTTCTTCCTTATCTTTATCAGCAACGGTAAAGAGAACCGAACCAAATGTTGGAATCGTCATACCGCTTGCCAACAATCCTTTATAAAGGGCTTTTTCTAATGTCTGATCACGGCCCATGACTTCACCCGTTGACTTCATTTCAGGTCCAAGCGTAATGTCAACACTTCTTAACTTTGCAAAAGAGAAGACAGGCACCTTAACAAAAACTTCATCCGGCTCTTGATGATACCCCGTACCGAATCCCTGTGAGACGAGGTCCTGACCTAAAATCGCGCGAGTCGCAATATTAGCCATTGGAACCCCTGTAATTTTACTTAGAAAAGGAACGGTGCGGCTTGAGCGCGGATTCACTTCTAGAACATAAACCTCTTCGTTTTGAATAACAAATTGAATATTTAAGAGGCCGATAATTTTGAGCCCTTTCGCAATTTTTATGGTTGTCTCAATGATCTTATCCTTGACGGTCTGACTCAAACTCTGTGGAGGATATACCGCAATGGAATCTCCTGAGTGAACACCGGCCCGTTCTATATGCTCCATGATCCCTGGAATGTAGACATCCTTGCCATCTGAAATGCCATCCACTTCGACCTCTGTCCCAACTAAGTAACGGTCAACGAGAACTGGATGGTCCGGGTTGACTTTCACCGCATTGGTCATATATTGAATGAGTTCTGCTTCTTTATAGACAATTTCCATCGCGCGTCCCCCAAGCACATAAGACGGGCGAACGAGAACGGGATAGCCGATTTCAGAAGCGATCGCAACAGCTTGCTTAGTTGAGAAGGCGGTTTTCCCTTTTGGACGGGCAATGTCTAAACGCATCATTAACTGCTCAAATTTATCTCGATCTTCTGCCTCATCCATTGCTTCTAGTGAAGTTCCTAAAATTTGGACGCCTCGAGCACTTAACTCGGCTGCTAAGTTAATCGCCGTTTGCCCGCCGAATTGGACGATAACGCCTTTTGGCTTTTCAAGCTCCACGACATGCATGACGTCTTCCACTGTGAGCGGCTCCACATATAATTTGTCAGAGACACTAAAGTCTGTTGAGACAGTCTCTGGATTATTATTAATGATAATCGCTTCGTACCCGCATTCTTTAATCGCCCAGACCGTGTGAACCGTCGCATAATCGAATTCAATTCCTTGACCGATGCGGATCGGACCGGATCCAAGCACGATCACTTTTTCGCGGTCAGTACGAACGCTCTCATTCTCTTCTTCATAGGTGCTATAGTAATAGGGGGTTTCGGATTCGAATTCACCCGCGCACGTATCCACCATTTTGTAGACTGGAAAAAGTCCGGTTTCTTTACGATGATGATAGATCTCTCGTTCATGAACGCCCCAAATGCGGGCAATAGCACGGTCAGAAAAGCCTGAGCGCTTCGCTTTTTCTAAAACTGAATCGTTGTTCCTGTTTTCCGCGAGTTCTTTTTCAAGATCGATAATCGCTTTAATCTTTTGCAGGAAGTAGCGATCAATTTTAGTCAAAGACCAAATCTCCTCAATGGTGGTGCCACGGCGAAACGCTTCTGAGATATAAAAAATCCGCTCATCATCCATTTTTAAGATGCCGTCAATTAATTCTTGATCCGATTTCTCTGCAATCGGTTTTGACCAGAGGTGATCATAACCGGCTTCAAGTGAACGAACCGCTTTGAGAATGGATTCCTCAAAGGTTCTTCCCATGGCTAACACTTCACCGGTTGCCTTCATTTGGGTACCAAGGGTACGATTCGCCGATTCAAACTTATCAAACGGCCATCTTGGCATTTTGGTTACGACGTAGTCAATCGAAGGCTCGAAGCTTGCATAGGTCGTTCCTGTAATCGCGTTTTTGATTTCATCCAAGTGATAGCCAACCGCAATTTTTGCCGCTACCTTCGCAATGGGATAACCTGTTGCCTTAGAAGCAAGAGCGGATGAACGGCTGACGCGAGGATTGACTTCGATAATATAGTAATTTTCACTGTTTGGATTAAGGGCAAGCTGAACGTTACAGCCCCCCTCAATCTTAAGCGCACGGACGATTCTTAATGACACGCTGCGAAGGCGCTGAAGATCGCGGTCAGAGAGCGTTTGAGTCGGTGCCGTTACAATGGAATCCCCCGTGTGAATGCCGACTGGATCAATGTTTTCCATCGGGCAGATCGCAATCGTTCCATCATTCCCGTCACGCATGACTTCAAATTCGATTTCCTTAAAACCCGCAATGCTTTTTTCAATGAGCACCTGATGAACAGGGCTTAGCTTCAATCCATTAGCCGCGATTTCTTCAAGACCTTTTGAATCGTTGACAATACCGCCGCCGGTTCCGCCAAGTGTGTAGGCCGGACGAATAATGAGCGGGAAACCGACTAGATCAGCAAATTCGCGGGCGCCTTCCATGTTATTGATGATCCGGCTTTCTGGTACAGGCTCCCCCAATTGAACCATCAGCTTTCGGAAAAGGTCTCGATCCTCTGCTTGTTTGATCGAAGCTAGTTTGGTTCCGAGCAGTTCAATCCCGTATTCTTCAAGAATCCCAATTTGATCCAGCTCCATTGCCATATTAAGTCCTGTTTGACCGCCAAGAGTGGCAAGAATGCCATCAGGACGTTCTTTACGAATAATGCGGCTTACAAAATCAATATTAAGGGGCTCAATGTAAACGCGATCTGCTGTCTCGGTGTCCGTCATAATCGTCGCCGGGTTCGAGTTGATCAACACGACCTCATAGCCTTCTTCTTTTAGAGCTCGACAGGCTTGTGTTCCGGAGTAATCGAATTCTGCCGCTTGACCAATAACAATCGGCCCTGACCCGATGACGAGTATCTTTTGAATGTCTGTGCGTTTAGGCATGGAGCACCCCTACTTTCTTTTTTGATTCTTCGATTAACTGCTTAAACTCTTCAAATAATGGACGAGAATCCTCTGGTCCAGGTGACGCTTCAGGATGGAATTGAACACTGAAAGCTGGAAATTCTGTGTGCTTCAACCCTTCGATCGTCCCATCATTAATCGCTACATGTGAGACGCGCAAGCCTGTCCCGCTTAAAGACTCTGGATCCACCGTGTAGCTATGGTTCTGTGACGTCATATAGAAGCGCCCTGTATCCAAATCTTTTACCGGGTGGTTACTG
This region includes:
- a CDS encoding dihydroorotate dehydrogenase, which translates into the protein MKFDVHLPGLEMKNPIMPASGCFAFGQEYAAFYDLNVLGGMAIKAATLNPRFGNPTPRVAETTAGMLNAIGLQNPGVKKIIEKELPTLKSLCDTPILANIAGSTEDDYVEVARQLGQTGHVSALELNISCPNVKEGGIAFGTDPDIAARLTEKVKNVSGVPVYVKLSPNVADIVSMAKAIEAAGADGLSMINTLLGMRLDRKTGQPILANRSGGLSGPAIKPVAIRMIYEVSQQVSIPIIGMGGIQTVDDVIEFLMAGASAVAVGTANFVDPFACPKLIEALPQAMEERGVTDINDLIGISWKEAQKVI
- the pyrF gene encoding orotidine-5'-phosphate decarboxylase; this translates as MKTTEPDQVISQKEVLVALDFPSYEKTKQFLKELGPYKPSVKVGMELFYQEGPRLIHDLKEAGYFVFLDLKLHDIPNTVKQAMKGLARLGVDMVNVHAAGGRPMMEAAREGLEAGAPAHTDKPLLIAVTQLTSTNQIILEKDLLIQEPLDKVIVTYARHAELSGLDGVVCSAWESKMIKTATRSDFLTVTPGIRLAGDDVQDQKRVATPSKARALESDYIVVGRSITKAANPAAAYETVCKEWSAEQ
- the carB gene encoding carbamoyl-phosphate synthase large subunit, whose amino-acid sequence is MPKRTDIQKILVIGSGPIVIGQAAEFDYSGTQACRALKEEGYEVVLINSNPATIMTDTETADRVYIEPLNIDFVSRIIRKERPDGILATLGGQTGLNMAMELDQIGILEEYGIELLGTKLASIKQAEDRDLFRKLMVQLGEPVPESRIINNMEGAREFADLVGFPLIIRPAYTLGGTGGGIVNDSKGLEEIAANGLKLSPVHQVLIEKSIAGFKEIEFEVMRDGNDGTIAICPMENIDPVGIHTGDSIVTAPTQTLSDRDLQRLRSVSLRIVRALKIEGGCNVQLALNPNSENYYIIEVNPRVSRSSALASKATGYPIAKVAAKIAVGYHLDEIKNAITGTTYASFEPSIDYVVTKMPRWPFDKFESANRTLGTQMKATGEVLAMGRTFEESILKAVRSLEAGYDHLWSKPIAEKSDQELIDGILKMDDERIFYISEAFRRGTTIEEIWSLTKIDRYFLQKIKAIIDLEKELAENRNNDSVLEKAKRSGFSDRAIARIWGVHEREIYHHRKETGLFPVYKMVDTCAGEFESETPYYYSTYEEENESVRTDREKVIVLGSGPIRIGQGIEFDYATVHTVWAIKECGYEAIIINNNPETVSTDFSVSDKLYVEPLTVEDVMHVVELEKPKGVIVQFGGQTAINLAAELSARGVQILGTSLEAMDEAEDRDKFEQLMMRLDIARPKGKTAFSTKQAVAIASEIGYPVLVRPSYVLGGRAMEIVYKEAELIQYMTNAVKVNPDHPVLVDRYLVGTEVEVDGISDGKDVYIPGIMEHIERAGVHSGDSIAVYPPQSLSQTVKDKIIETTIKIAKGLKIIGLLNIQFVIQNEEVYVLEVNPRSSRTVPFLSKITGVPMANIATRAILGQDLVSQGFGTGYHQEPDEVFVKVPVFSFAKLRSVDITLGPEMKSTGEVMGRDQTLEKALYKGLLASGMTIPTFGSVLFTVADKDKEEALPLIKRFANIGYNILATEGTARLLEAEGIRATVVAKIDKGETGEQDLLSTIREGKAQFVVNTLTKGKQPARDGFRIRRESVENGVVCLTSLDTTEALLRVLESFCFSSEAMPAIERPKTVVMS
- a CDS encoding dihydroorotate dehydrogenase electron transfer subunit codes for the protein MEIVSNEGIAKDIFKLIVRGSLAKEVQEPGKFFHIKVGEGLFPLLRRPISLCDVNHEREEVTMIYRAEGDGTKALAKLQPGILVDVLGPLGHGFPVDEVPEGGHALLVGGGVGVPPLFLLSKMLRARGVSVTHVLGFQSEPIVFYENEFKTLGPTYIATVDGTHGTKGFVTTVMEQESLTFDTLFACGPIPMLKALEADYGNQPVYLSLEQRMGCGIGACLACVCHTKEDSTGASYKKVCTDGPVFRAGEVVLS